A window of Rubrobacter aplysinae contains these coding sequences:
- a CDS encoding GGDEF domain-containing protein, translating into MAALFLGGVTLGYGAGSVHRFLGARSLHYTAQPRGDEPFASLALSKPGTMFVLDGGLTVRHALPAVQEVLGHSPGQMTGRKLTDYLHPADIGRFTSERGKMTAEVVDFRMRHADGSWCGLQATRVVPRDEPAGDGGTYRVRLPEDPGVRNAPPRPVLWRDPQDPGDILDGREIFVDRIESVLAHDDRHARHLESTTLILLGIDTFEAVDDALGLAVGDQMLYVAGMRLRSCLRPEDTLARVGRGEFGVLPGKGFEVGSAIRLAERISESLKEPILLGGRMLHITASVGIVSSEATGLGSGEDFMAAAASAVRGARENGAGYEIFGGYASEADLERLKLEGDLWRAAERGQLALSYQPQVDLESGEVVGVEALLRWEYPRRGTVTPEEFIDLVEDTGLIVPIGTWALREACRSAVRWRQNTVFGRALISVNLSARQFQQPGLAEEVSSIMEETGIEPERLVLEITESLLLDDTPYIAESLQKIKGLGVRLALDDFGTGYSSLSYLQRIPVDYLKIDQSFVSGLEDGGEDAPVFLSAIVEVARTLGIKTIAEGLETEAQVERLRELRCDMGQGYYFARPMPEEEAYGLVGSSLHDQGPEISPEDWRTE; encoded by the coding sequence ATGGCGGCTTTGTTCTTGGGCGGTGTCACGCTCGGATACGGGGCGGGCTCGGTCCACCGGTTTCTCGGTGCGAGGAGCCTGCATTACACGGCGCAACCAAGGGGCGACGAACCTTTCGCCAGTCTCGCCCTGAGCAAGCCAGGCACGATGTTCGTACTGGATGGCGGTCTCACCGTACGCCATGCCCTGCCCGCCGTGCAGGAGGTTCTGGGACACAGCCCCGGGCAGATGACCGGTCGCAAGCTTACTGATTACCTGCATCCGGCAGACATTGGTCGCTTTACGAGCGAGAGAGGAAAGATGACGGCGGAGGTGGTGGACTTTAGAATGCGCCACGCCGACGGTTCCTGGTGCGGATTGCAGGCTACCAGGGTCGTTCCCAGAGACGAGCCGGCCGGTGACGGAGGAACGTACCGCGTGCGCTTGCCAGAAGACCCCGGAGTACGGAATGCGCCGCCCCGTCCGGTGCTCTGGCGTGATCCACAGGATCCCGGAGATATTCTGGACGGCCGGGAGATTTTCGTGGACCGCATCGAGAGCGTCCTCGCCCACGATGACCGGCATGCCCGGCACCTCGAGAGCACGACCCTGATACTCCTCGGGATAGATACCTTTGAGGCGGTCGACGACGCTTTGGGGCTCGCCGTAGGCGACCAGATGCTTTACGTGGCCGGTATGCGGCTGCGGTCTTGTCTCAGGCCGGAAGATACCCTGGCCCGGGTCGGGCGCGGTGAGTTCGGGGTGCTCCCCGGTAAGGGTTTTGAGGTGGGTAGCGCAATCCGCCTCGCGGAGAGAATCTCGGAGAGCCTGAAAGAGCCTATACTGCTCGGCGGACGAATGCTCCACATCACGGCCAGCGTAGGGATAGTTTCCAGCGAGGCGACGGGTCTGGGATCCGGCGAAGACTTTATGGCTGCCGCAGCCTCCGCCGTACGGGGAGCCCGCGAAAACGGCGCCGGCTACGAGATATTCGGCGGGTACGCCTCCGAAGCGGATCTCGAACGTCTCAAGCTGGAAGGCGACCTGTGGCGGGCGGCCGAGCGCGGCCAGCTTGCACTCAGCTATCAGCCGCAGGTGGACCTGGAGAGCGGGGAAGTCGTCGGGGTAGAGGCACTGTTGCGCTGGGAGTATCCCCGGCGCGGTACCGTAACCCCGGAGGAGTTCATAGATCTGGTGGAGGACACGGGTCTGATCGTACCAATCGGGACCTGGGCCCTGAGAGAGGCTTGCCGGAGCGCGGTACGCTGGAGGCAGAATACCGTGTTCGGCAGGGCGCTTATCAGCGTCAACCTGTCTGCCAGGCAATTTCAGCAACCCGGTCTGGCCGAGGAAGTATCGTCTATCATGGAAGAGACGGGGATAGAGCCCGAGAGGCTCGTGCTCGAAATCACCGAGAGCCTGCTGCTCGACGACACGCCATACATCGCGGAGAGCCTGCAGAAGATCAAGGGCCTCGGTGTGAGGCTGGCGCTCGACGATTTTGGCACCGGCTACTCCTCGCTCTCTTACCTGCAGAGAATCCCCGTGGACTACCTCAAGATAGATCAGTCTTTCGTCTCCGGGCTAGAAGATGGGGGAGAAGACGCCCCGGTATTCCTGTCTGCTATCGTGGAGGTAGCCAGGACCCTTGGTATAAAAACCATAGCCGAAGGCCTGGAGACAGAGGCTCAGGTCGAACGGCTCCGGGAGCTACGCTGCGACATGGGCCAGGGATACTATTTCGCAAGGCCCATGCCGGAGGAGGAGGCGTACGGGCTCGTAGGGAGTTCGCTCCACGACCAGGGCCCCGAAATATCCCCCGAGGACTGGAGAACAGAGTGA
- a CDS encoding arsenate reductase/protein-tyrosine-phosphatase family protein: MTEEPGTILFVCTANICRSPMAETIFDVLAGERELPYRAESAGVSNFGGAPMSSNAREVLQEAGIPASDHHSREVTEEMVRKSRLVLVMGPRHATELSRRFGDTEKVRLLQEYASGIRDGRELPDPYGQSILTYRASMRQIFECVESVVDRLDRERP; encoded by the coding sequence TTGACGGAAGAGCCGGGAACTATCCTGTTTGTCTGTACGGCCAATATCTGCCGGAGTCCGATGGCCGAGACCATATTCGACGTTCTCGCCGGAGAGCGCGAGCTGCCCTACCGCGCCGAGAGCGCAGGTGTCTCGAACTTTGGCGGTGCACCGATGTCTTCCAACGCCCGCGAGGTGCTCCAGGAAGCCGGTATCCCTGCGAGCGACCATCATTCCAGAGAGGTTACCGAGGAGATGGTGCGGAAGTCCCGCCTGGTGCTCGTGATGGGCCCCCGTCACGCCACGGAGCTCTCGCGCAGGTTCGGGGACACGGAGAAGGTCCGACTCTTGCAGGAGTACGCCTCCGGAATAAGGGATGGCCGGGAGCTGCCTGACCCCTACGGCCAGAGTATCCTCACCTACCGGGCATCTATGCGCCAGATCTTCGAGTGTGTCGAAAGCGTCGTGGACAGGCTGGACCGGGAGCGCCCGTGA
- a CDS encoding sulfotransferase family protein: MPLAQESSPILVTGSHRSGSTWLANMLSLADNTLVAHEPFNIEPWAYSLDGMAEQWFTYAPALPQQAALKAFEKVLDRRARKVFLKGQPQHWLPPLRHGRLIVKDPIAALSSNWLASNFELELVVLIRHPAAFAASLKRLGWTHPFEHFLGQEMLMRDLLEPYRSKLTSAPDDVVEQAGIIWLCLYGVLSHYLEKNPGWLLKKHEDLSRDPIPQLKDLYEKLGLEWTAAVESKVKSYTRSANPVSAPEGTAHQLKRNSVANISEWQRSLSEKEVERVYELTHPVSDLYYPDEEWGY; this comes from the coding sequence GTGCCATTAGCGCAGGAGTCAAGCCCAATACTAGTAACCGGCTCTCATCGCTCGGGCTCCACGTGGCTGGCTAACATGCTATCGCTCGCTGACAATACGCTCGTTGCCCATGAGCCTTTCAACATAGAGCCCTGGGCCTACTCCCTCGACGGGATGGCGGAGCAGTGGTTTACCTACGCCCCGGCCCTGCCGCAGCAGGCCGCTCTGAAAGCCTTCGAGAAGGTCCTGGATCGCCGCGCCAGGAAGGTGTTTCTCAAAGGGCAACCGCAGCACTGGCTTCCCCCGCTAAGGCACGGACGTCTGATCGTCAAAGACCCGATAGCGGCACTTTCCAGTAACTGGCTCGCGAGTAACTTCGAGCTAGAGTTAGTCGTACTGATACGCCACCCGGCAGCGTTCGCCGCAAGCCTCAAGCGTCTGGGTTGGACCCATCCTTTCGAACACTTTCTGGGGCAGGAGATGCTTATGCGCGACCTCCTGGAGCCGTATAGGTCAAAGCTCACAAGCGCGCCGGACGATGTAGTAGAGCAGGCGGGGATCATCTGGCTCTGCCTGTATGGGGTCCTCTCCCACTATCTGGAGAAAAACCCTGGCTGGCTCCTCAAAAAGCATGAGGACCTCTCCAGAGATCCGATCCCCCAGCTCAAGGATCTGTACGAGAAGCTGGGGCTAGAGTGGACCGCCGCCGTCGAGAGTAAGGTGAAAAGCTACACTCGCAGCGCCAACCCGGTCAGCGCCCCGGAGGGTACCGCTCACCAGCTCAAGCGGAACAGCGTCGCGAACATCTCGGAGTGGCAAAGAAGCCTCTCCGAAAAAGAGGTAGAGCGGGTGTACGAGTTGACCCACCCGGTGTCGGACCTATACTACCCAGACGAGGAATGGGGCTACTGA
- a CDS encoding sulfotransferase family protein: MTGSPAQGTGGPGPVFLLSLPRSGSTLAQRILAAHPEIHSTPEPWLLLPQLYTLKYRGAYAEYDHVAAASAVEEFYGYLPGGREEYVAGLREMVLKLYEGVSPEGTRYFLDKTPRYHLIVDEILAAFPDAKFVFLWRNPLAVAASMIETWAGGRWNLYRHKVDLFDGLENLVAACEANSDRVCAVRYEDLVTAPEESWHKVFGYLDLPFDGSMLETFSSVELKGRKGDPSGTRGYGRVVREPLERWRESLGNPFRKAWCRRYLRWLGPERAAVMGYDLDVLLEELDSVKTSAQGTGSDLGRAGYGILYDLLEPAILRRKLGMLPQWRRVHAHK, translated from the coding sequence TTGACTGGTAGTCCGGCTCAGGGGACCGGGGGGCCAGGACCCGTATTCCTCCTCTCTCTGCCCCGGTCGGGCTCTACGCTGGCCCAGCGTATCCTGGCCGCACATCCCGAGATACACTCCACGCCTGAGCCCTGGCTACTGCTGCCGCAACTCTACACGCTGAAGTATCGCGGGGCCTACGCCGAGTACGATCACGTCGCCGCTGCGTCGGCCGTCGAGGAGTTCTACGGTTATCTACCCGGTGGACGCGAGGAGTACGTAGCGGGACTGAGGGAGATGGTCTTGAAGCTCTACGAGGGCGTCTCGCCCGAGGGTACGCGATACTTCCTCGACAAGACACCACGCTATCATCTAATCGTAGACGAGATACTCGCGGCCTTCCCGGATGCGAAGTTCGTCTTTCTGTGGCGTAACCCGCTGGCCGTGGCGGCCTCCATGATCGAGACCTGGGCCGGGGGCCGGTGGAACCTTTACCGGCACAAGGTGGATCTCTTCGACGGCCTGGAGAACCTCGTGGCAGCCTGTGAGGCGAACAGTGATCGCGTATGCGCCGTACGCTACGAGGACCTCGTCACCGCCCCGGAAGAATCCTGGCACAAGGTCTTCGGTTACCTGGATCTGCCCTTCGACGGCTCTATGCTGGAGACCTTCAGCTCCGTGGAGCTCAAGGGGCGCAAGGGGGATCCATCCGGGACCCGAGGCTATGGCCGGGTGGTAAGAGAGCCCCTTGAACGATGGCGAGAGAGCCTCGGCAACCCTTTTCGTAAGGCGTGGTGCCGCCGGTACCTGCGATGGCTCGGCCCCGAACGCGCGGCGGTAATGGGATATGACCTGGATGTCCTGCTAGAAGAACTAGACTCCGTAAAGACCTCGGCTCAGGGTACGGGCTCCGACCTTGGTCGAGCCGGTTATGGAATCCTCTACGATCTTCTCGAGCCCGCCATACTCCGGCGCAAGCTGGGGATGCTCCCCCAATGGAGACGGGTCCACGCGCACAAGTAG
- a CDS encoding sulfotransferase family protein, translating to MRVIANSVPKSGTHLLLRLMTLLGLDLVDFGGLKPTSVSGAGPFWSSKTFQKMLGTREPGKFLGIGPYLVEGGRVPLVRRAVRTSGREKVTLGVDSPREASRRWLGRRLGQVPGGSVVSAHCVYSPGFGELLREQNMEMVCILRDPRDTALSHMRYLQERPRHQAFEQYMALADDHERLMYSIRGGWLGDYPLLSLDERYRRFLDWERQAGAALVKFEELVGPEGGGDEGAQRRATQRVAEHLGIELGEERLEEVCGGLFGKGRTFRKGQAGGWQDGFAPEHREAAKEVAGPLLVELGYEENVDW from the coding sequence ATGAGAGTGATCGCGAACTCCGTACCGAAGAGCGGGACCCATCTGCTGCTACGATTGATGACGCTGCTCGGTCTGGACCTGGTGGACTTTGGCGGGCTGAAACCGACCTCCGTATCCGGTGCCGGGCCTTTCTGGTCTAGCAAGACCTTTCAGAAGATGTTGGGCACCCGCGAGCCGGGCAAGTTCCTCGGCATCGGCCCTTATCTGGTAGAGGGCGGACGCGTGCCCCTGGTGCGCCGGGCAGTAAGAACGAGCGGGCGCGAGAAGGTTACCCTCGGCGTGGACTCTCCGCGCGAGGCGAGCCGCCGGTGGCTCGGCCGCCGTCTGGGCCAGGTGCCGGGAGGCTCGGTGGTAAGCGCCCACTGCGTCTACAGCCCGGGGTTCGGGGAGCTACTGCGCGAGCAGAACATGGAGATGGTGTGCATCCTGCGCGACCCCCGGGATACCGCGCTCTCCCACATGCGCTACTTGCAGGAGAGGCCCCGGCACCAGGCCTTTGAGCAGTACATGGCCCTCGCCGACGACCACGAGCGTCTCATGTACTCCATCCGGGGCGGCTGGCTCGGCGATTATCCGCTGCTGTCTCTCGACGAGCGTTACCGTAGGTTCCTCGACTGGGAGCGCCAGGCGGGCGCAGCGCTCGTAAAGTTCGAGGAGCTCGTCGGCCCTGAGGGTGGCGGCGATGAGGGGGCACAGCGACGGGCGACGCAGCGGGTCGCAGAACATCTGGGAATCGAGCTCGGGGAGGAGAGGCTAGAAGAGGTATGCGGCGGGCTCTTTGGGAAAGGTCGGACGTTCAGGAAGGGTCAGGCCGGGGGCTGGCAAGACGGTTTCGCCCCGGAGCACCGGGAAGCTGCCAAAGAGGTGGCCGGCCCGCTGCTTGTCGAGCTCGGCTACGAGGAGAACGTTGACTGGTAG
- a CDS encoding flippase → MSSESRPPGISSLRNRLLSGSAWALGGKVGASVIGLTTNVILARMLSPGELGAYFLALSIVSFGAIVGCFGLNRSAVRFVAEALGLERRDRARRIVALVIGIGVAGALVSSGAYLLIGPLIAERLFGSPALVAVTGLVAGWIALSTVQELFAETFRGFHDIRLATLFGGVATGGNSAGLIMRVMLIFALATVWLAGGETDLTTVMLVMVGSASVTTFMSVLALRVRMRSVGSTRSGRGEASVREVLGVSAPLFINNITVFFLTQSDLWIVGAFGSGEEVAIYGAASRFVALVTMPLLVVNAVLPPVIAEMYAQGERGRLEGMLRPFATLAGIPSVIALALFALAGGPILGLVYGEFYAGGALVLALLSLGKLAFVVSGSCGLTLQMTGNQTLIMWISILSGVLFFVGAIWAVQAYGAAGVASVSAGSVIFQSLLMVLAAKWKTGIWTHVNLSVAPVLKVLKRR, encoded by the coding sequence GTGAGCTCTGAGTCACGTCCACCAGGCATCTCTTCGCTCAGGAACCGGCTACTGTCCGGCAGCGCCTGGGCCCTTGGGGGCAAGGTCGGGGCGTCGGTTATTGGGCTCACGACGAACGTCATCTTGGCCCGGATGCTCTCACCCGGGGAGCTTGGAGCATACTTTCTGGCCCTGAGTATCGTCTCCTTCGGCGCGATAGTAGGGTGCTTCGGGCTGAACAGGTCGGCGGTCCGGTTCGTGGCAGAGGCACTTGGCCTCGAACGCCGGGATCGGGCCCGCCGCATCGTGGCGCTGGTGATCGGCATCGGGGTGGCCGGGGCGCTCGTGAGCAGCGGGGCTTATCTGCTAATCGGTCCGCTAATCGCCGAGAGGCTTTTCGGATCTCCGGCGCTGGTCGCGGTAACCGGGCTGGTTGCGGGTTGGATCGCGCTCTCCACCGTGCAGGAACTCTTTGCCGAGACCTTCCGGGGTTTTCACGACATCCGGCTCGCCACGCTTTTTGGAGGCGTCGCGACCGGCGGGAACAGCGCGGGCCTGATAATGCGGGTGATGCTGATCTTCGCCCTCGCCACGGTGTGGCTCGCGGGCGGGGAGACCGACCTGACGACCGTAATGCTCGTAATGGTCGGCTCTGCCTCGGTCACCACGTTCATGTCGGTCTTGGCGCTCAGGGTAAGGATGCGCTCTGTGGGCTCGACCCGTTCGGGTAGAGGCGAGGCGTCTGTCCGGGAGGTGCTGGGGGTCTCCGCCCCGCTGTTCATAAACAACATTACCGTCTTCTTTCTAACCCAGTCGGACCTGTGGATAGTGGGAGCCTTCGGCTCCGGGGAGGAGGTTGCGATCTACGGCGCGGCCTCCCGATTCGTTGCGCTGGTCACCATGCCGCTACTGGTGGTCAACGCCGTCCTGCCGCCGGTCATAGCGGAGATGTACGCACAGGGCGAGCGGGGGCGCCTGGAGGGCATGCTACGGCCTTTCGCCACGCTCGCCGGGATACCGTCGGTGATCGCGCTCGCGCTCTTCGCCCTCGCTGGCGGCCCGATACTCGGCCTCGTGTACGGAGAGTTTTATGCGGGCGGGGCCCTGGTGCTCGCGCTACTCAGCCTCGGCAAGCTCGCATTCGTGGTGTCCGGCTCGTGCGGGCTCACGCTCCAGATGACCGGCAATCAGACCTTGATCATGTGGATCTCCATCCTGAGCGGGGTCCTCTTCTTCGTCGGGGCGATCTGGGCCGTACAAGCCTACGGGGCCGCCGGGGTTGCATCGGTCTCTGCGGGGTCCGTGATCTTCCAGAGCCTCCTGATGGTGCTAGCCGCCAAGTGGAAGACCGGGATCTGGACCCACGTCAACCTCTCGGTGGCCCCCGTGCTAAAGGTGCTTAAACGGAGATGA
- the wbaP gene encoding undecaprenyl-phosphate galactose phosphotransferase WbaP, with the protein MLCSDLVLASLIWWAAYVLQGALGQGELSQSSVVAIVPLTAVWIGLRALVGLYPGYGLDSVHQLKRHTNTVLASGGTIIVFATMFQFVDTLSRLMLFTGLFGLLVLSPLTRHATKAMLRRLGVWGKPVVIMGSGDNGGRTAKLLREEWELGYHPVALLDYSLKEYDGHLTEEGFPDGESTLLDTAGLARKSGVETVLFAMPHVRREQLSVLVGWASVNFRHVLIMPNLAGMTNSAVVARDLAGNLAVEVRYNLLDPWALRLKRALDILLTVLGGVVLLPLLALLGLLVYLDSRGGKVFYKDKRMGRDNRLFSCVKFRTMVPDAEDRLQRLLDEDPVAREEYELYHKLRDDPRITRVGNFLRKTSLDELPQLWNVLRGDMSLVGPRPYLPRESEDIGGTQNEILRVPPGITGPWQVSGRSSTSFGDRVRMDAYYVRDWSVWLDILLLARTVGSVLLSKDAY; encoded by the coding sequence TTGCTCTGTTCGGATCTCGTGCTGGCGTCGCTGATTTGGTGGGCCGCCTACGTTCTGCAAGGGGCTCTGGGTCAGGGAGAGTTATCCCAGAGCTCCGTGGTAGCCATAGTGCCCTTAACTGCCGTCTGGATCGGCCTCCGCGCCCTGGTGGGGCTGTATCCAGGGTACGGTCTGGACTCCGTCCACCAGCTAAAGCGTCACACGAACACGGTGCTCGCCTCCGGTGGCACGATAATCGTCTTCGCGACCATGTTCCAGTTCGTGGACACCCTCTCGCGCCTGATGCTCTTTACGGGCTTGTTCGGGCTCCTGGTGCTTTCTCCCCTAACTCGCCACGCGACGAAGGCGATGCTCCGGCGTCTCGGGGTGTGGGGCAAGCCGGTGGTGATCATGGGCTCCGGCGACAACGGCGGGCGTACCGCCAAACTTCTGAGAGAGGAATGGGAGCTCGGATACCACCCCGTTGCCCTGCTCGACTATAGCCTAAAGGAGTATGACGGGCACCTGACGGAAGAGGGTTTTCCCGACGGCGAGAGCACCCTTCTCGACACGGCGGGGCTGGCCCGCAAAAGCGGCGTGGAGACCGTGCTGTTCGCCATGCCCCACGTGCGCCGGGAGCAGCTCTCCGTGCTCGTTGGCTGGGCCAGCGTCAACTTCCGGCATGTCCTGATCATGCCCAACCTCGCCGGCATGACGAACTCCGCCGTGGTTGCCCGGGACCTGGCAGGAAACCTCGCCGTCGAGGTCAGGTACAACCTGCTGGACCCGTGGGCGCTCCGGCTCAAACGCGCGCTGGATATCTTATTGACCGTGCTCGGCGGGGTAGTGCTCCTGCCGCTGCTGGCACTTTTGGGCCTGCTCGTGTACCTGGACTCTCGTGGCGGCAAGGTATTCTACAAGGACAAGCGGATGGGGCGGGACAACCGGTTATTCTCGTGCGTGAAGTTCAGGACAATGGTGCCGGACGCGGAAGACAGGCTACAACGTCTGCTCGACGAAGACCCCGTCGCCCGCGAAGAGTACGAGCTATACCATAAGCTGCGAGATGACCCCCGGATCACCCGCGTCGGGAATTTCCTACGCAAGACCAGCCTGGATGAGCTTCCACAACTATGGAACGTTCTCCGGGGTGATATGAGCCTCGTCGGTCCCCGGCCGTACCTGCCGCGCGAGTCCGAGGACATTGGGGGTACGCAGAACGAGATCCTGCGCGTGCCGCCCGGCATAACGGGCCCGTGGCAGGTCTCCGGGCGCTCTAGCACCTCTTTCGGAGACCGGGTGCGGATGGACGCCTATTACGTCCGCGACTGGTCGGTTTGGCTAGACATTCTGCTGCTCGCCCGCACTGTCGGGAGTGTCCTACTGTCCAAAGACGCGTACTAA
- a CDS encoding phosphotransferase has translation MGRSPELGRPKEEELKDKPHEPVSDTLGLEVSLGDGGRAYAAYPNLRGARWLFPAGRKEIRRAGLREFFHPRSLKGRAFRAAVASGGFRGQRVSLAEEPLEKLEHELAGILGAEVDLGFYVGSPGAYRKSTALVLDATGRTLAFARIATNPRTRAKLEAERHNLLWLSGSPELHGRVPRVLGHFHCDASEVLVISGGPPWPGPDSITGPHLDFCQVLFECSVPDEPGRVFSESPAYTRLFSTLERIESGLPEETSSLLYRAADRLGHGLGEIRVPLSVAHGDFAPWNTRIGTRGLFVFDWDYTAERATPLHDLFYFHSIQSALLGRREHLPGRDEIESLLRRIWPEGRRHLPWLYLAYLLDVSLLYGEARVIEPDAGEDRVWRWFLDRIQSFLDDGSPL, from the coding sequence GTGGGACGCTCCCCGGAGCTAGGCCGCCCGAAGGAGGAGGAGCTGAAAGACAAGCCTCACGAACCAGTCTCCGATACGCTGGGGCTTGAGGTAAGCCTCGGCGACGGGGGCCGCGCCTACGCCGCTTATCCGAATCTTCGGGGGGCGCGCTGGCTCTTTCCCGCCGGCCGCAAGGAGATTCGCCGCGCCGGGCTCCGGGAGTTCTTCCACCCTCGGAGCCTCAAGGGACGGGCGTTCCGGGCCGCGGTGGCTAGCGGCGGTTTCCGGGGGCAGCGGGTATCGCTTGCCGAAGAGCCGTTAGAGAAACTCGAGCACGAGCTCGCCGGCATTCTCGGTGCTGAGGTGGACCTCGGATTCTATGTCGGCTCGCCCGGGGCGTACCGCAAGAGTACCGCGCTGGTACTCGATGCCACGGGCCGTACGCTGGCCTTTGCCCGAATAGCTACCAACCCCCGCACTCGGGCGAAGCTCGAGGCCGAACGCCACAATCTGCTCTGGCTCTCCGGCTCCCCGGAGCTTCACGGCCGGGTTCCAAGGGTGCTCGGCCACTTCCACTGCGACGCCAGTGAAGTACTCGTCATCTCCGGTGGGCCGCCGTGGCCCGGCCCCGACTCCATTACGGGCCCTCACCTGGACTTCTGTCAGGTTCTCTTTGAGTGCTCAGTCCCCGATGAACCCGGCAGAGTATTTTCGGAGAGTCCGGCGTATACGCGCCTCTTTAGTACCTTGGAGCGCATAGAGTCTGGGCTACCGGAGGAGACCTCCAGCCTGCTGTACAGGGCGGCGGATCGCCTGGGGCACGGCCTAGGGGAGATCCGGGTCCCGCTCTCCGTGGCCCACGGCGACTTCGCCCCTTGGAACACCCGGATAGGGACGCGAGGGCTTTTCGTCTTCGATTGGGACTATACCGCAGAGCGCGCCACACCCTTGCATGATCTGTTCTACTTCCATTCCATACAGTCCGCCTTGCTCGGCCGGAGGGAGCATCTGCCGGGCCGGGACGAGATCGAAAGCCTGCTACGGAGGATATGGCCCGAGGGGCGACGCCATCTCCCATGGCTATATCTGGCCTACCTGCTGGACGTTAGCCTCCTCTACGGCGAGGCGAGGGTTATAGAGCCGGACGCGGGCGAAGACAGGGTATGGCGCTGGTTCCTCGATCGAATACAGAGCTTTCTCGACGATGGCTCGCCTCTTTAG
- a CDS encoding glycosyltransferase family 4 protein: MKVLTVHNEYQQAGGEDLVFEEEADLLEARGHQVMRYRTTNDRVEELGYAALTKETLWSSASYRELRDVMRTERPGVVHLHNTFPLISPSAYYAAASEGVPVVQTLHNYRLLCPNGLFYRDGAPCEDCLGKVVPWPGVLHACYRNSRAATGLVAAMLSAHRALGTYSSKVDAYVALTEFSRQKMVQGGLPPERLHVKPNFVYSDPGPGNGEGGYALFVGRLSKDKGIRTLLAAWQRLDKGVPLKIVGDGPLADLVARAAETNPRVEWLGRKTMQEVNALMRGALTLVFPSELYETFGRVAAESFAAGTPVVAANHGAVAELVEHGRTGLRFRPRDAADLASQVERLLGEPEGRARMRRAARAEFEEKYTAEENYRRLIGIYESAAGAGVRA, translated from the coding sequence ATGAAGGTGCTTACGGTCCACAACGAGTATCAGCAAGCGGGGGGCGAGGATCTGGTCTTCGAGGAGGAGGCGGATCTGCTAGAGGCCCGCGGTCACCAAGTGATGCGGTACCGCACGACCAATGACCGGGTGGAGGAGCTTGGCTATGCCGCCCTGACCAAAGAGACGCTCTGGAGCTCCGCATCCTACAGGGAACTGCGGGATGTCATGCGTACAGAGCGCCCGGGCGTGGTGCACCTGCATAACACCTTTCCCCTGATCTCACCCTCGGCCTACTATGCGGCCGCCTCCGAGGGCGTGCCGGTCGTGCAGACCCTCCACAACTACCGGCTGCTGTGTCCAAACGGGCTCTTTTATCGTGACGGTGCTCCCTGCGAGGATTGTCTTGGCAAGGTCGTTCCTTGGCCCGGAGTTCTGCACGCTTGCTACCGGAATAGCCGCGCGGCCACCGGCCTCGTCGCGGCGATGCTCTCCGCCCATCGGGCCCTTGGAACCTACTCGAGCAAGGTGGACGCCTACGTAGCCCTCACAGAATTCTCCCGGCAAAAGATGGTGCAGGGCGGGCTCCCCCCGGAGAGGCTACACGTCAAGCCGAACTTCGTTTACTCGGACCCCGGGCCAGGGAACGGGGAGGGGGGCTACGCGCTCTTCGTCGGCCGGCTCTCAAAGGATAAGGGAATTAGGACCCTGTTAGCGGCCTGGCAGAGGCTGGACAAGGGTGTACCGCTCAAGATCGTCGGCGACGGGCCACTCGCTGACCTCGTGGCTCGGGCTGCGGAAACCAATCCTCGCGTCGAGTGGCTCGGGCGAAAAACGATGCAAGAGGTGAATGCTCTCATGCGGGGGGCTCTCACCCTCGTCTTCCCATCAGAGCTTTACGAAACTTTCGGGCGGGTCGCGGCGGAATCTTTCGCCGCCGGTACCCCGGTAGTCGCGGCTAATCATGGCGCGGTCGCCGAACTCGTCGAGCACGGGCGCACCGGGCTCCGCTTCCGGCCCAGAGACGCAGCGGACCTTGCTTCTCAGGTGGAACGCTTGCTAGGAGAGCCCGAAGGCCGGGCCAGGATGCGCCGCGCGGCCCGTGCCGAGTTCGAAGAGAAGTACACCGCCGAGGAGAACTACCGACGTCTTATCGGGATCTACGAGTCGGCCGCCGGGGCGGGGGTGCGTGCTTGA